The DNA window AATTGTGTCTTGTGGCAGaggaaaatactttttttaatgCGCGCCAGTCACAGCAGGGAATGGTAATCCCCCCACCTCTGCCCCATTACTGTACTCATCACTTCTACAAGAGGTAAAttatttcaggaaaaaaaagtcttttgtgaATTGTCACAATAAGTGTGTAGTGTGAATGATCTTCATTATAACTGAGGTATAtcttaactttatggtaatgaccTATGACGCAGTTTGGCGGCAACCAATCGGAATGTAGAAGTGGTCCGCTTAAGGGAATTCTAAAGAACACAACAGTGTATACTACTGTTTGCACCAAACATTAGTTCCCCCTAAACTTTAATCAGGAACAGGGTCGCAGTTACTTTAATGCAAGCTACACACAAATTAACGTTAATGTCAGTAAACTATAAACTGCATACTGAAATTTGACTTCGCACTTAGCACCTGCACAAAAGTTACACACAAAAggcttttaattattttacttcgttattttattttgttaccaaatatacatttataattgctcattttttcccttcatcggtcgatttctcaccttcacatttaaaagactTCATTAGGTTAACTTATACCCTACTTGTGGTCAGTCGGCACAAAGATACCAGTCGACAAGTTTGTTTGCTTTGCGGCCGCTTTAAAAACAATGTAGCAGGACCAAGCATTCTGAACGAACTTGTATCCACCTATCTCGTCTacgtcagagcgtccacagCGTTCGACAGCGTTGTTGGCAGGGCGGCCAGAGCGAATTTCGAAGCTCTCGCCGATCctagtgtgaacgtacagtaaaaCATTTATAGATCTGGAAAGGTTGTGTGTGGATATTGAACATTGTTATTTCTGCAATTCCACATTACTTTGACCATCTACGTTCAGCTACATTTCTCTTATTTATAGGCTGAATTTCCTTACAGATCTGATTTTCCATATATATTCATGAATCCACAGCAGATTCATCGATGTTTCTCACAATGCATCAAAATGTAAATCTTACGAACAATTTTTTAAGAATAGTCAAAAAGGATCAGTTTTGTTAAATTACTTAAACGACTTCAAAAATAGTAAACATACTATGTCAATAAATATTAATCGGATCAAAGTAATTAATGGTTTATTCCATCATAACAACTGTAAAcaaaagtattttgttacatAAAGTTTAAACATATGcagtggaaaataaaaatgaagaaagcttctttttcattctttttcttcttcttataaTTTTATTCATGTCTTTTTGCTCTTATTTCATCCAGAGAATGTGAAaagataaaaattaaaaacaacacacacaaaattcccCAAAAGACAAAATTATCTGAACCCATGTATACAGAAAATTAACTTGAATAGTTAGATAgtaaatctgtatctgtgtgatgtTTCAGAATCACCTGCAGTATGAATGAAGAGTTAGCCcctcaaacccacacacacggacaaaggacaaaacaaagacCATTTTTTGCACCATTACGGAGTCCTACAAGACCCACggaaaataaatacacagtGCATTGAGAAGCATAACATGATGTTTCAATTTAGTTGCATGTGTAAAATTAATGCAGATCAGCATATAGTGAATAATTCACAAACGGTTTGGGTAAGCACAGTGTTTCAGCTTTAAGATCATAAAAATAGACATATGTTTCCTGGTTTGTAGACTTATTTGCTCTTTCCTGACACCATGacaccaaactcctggatgcttatttctttgttttgatacTGCTGTAGCTGACGGTTTGTGATGTGACCTGCTTTTAGGGCATCCTCAATGGAGAACTTCTTGCCTGACTTCCTGTCATGAAGAACTGACGACTCCCCATTTGGACCCTTGACTGTGATTTCTTCCCAGTCACATTCCTGACTCTGTAGATTGACAAACATTTTCCAGTCAATGAGCCCCAGTTTGTAGGCCTCTTCTGGCCTCATCTCTTTGCCAGTGTCTGGATCGATGACAACAATAGAGCGGCGGAGGTGACTTTCCCTCTGTTCCCTCCGCATTCTCACTGAAGAAAGGTTCTTTTGAAGTTTTTCAATTTCTATGTCTTTCTCAGCCGTGACGCGCTTCAGGTCTGCTAGCTCCTTTTGCAAGGACTCTAGTCGGAGCTCCAGGTTCTTTGCGTTCTCCACTGGAGCTGACTCTGTGATATGTCTGGTTTCTTTTGTGGTGATCTGGATCTCCGCCTGAAGTTTCCTGATTTCATTTTGCAGGCGCTGGTTTTCCTGTTGCAGCCTGTTGCTCTCGTCACGGATGAAGTCCAGCTCTTTCgatgattttgtgtttgtgaactcCATCTCAGACAATTTGGAATTGATGTTCATGAGCTCCTGGTCCAGCTCTCTGCGGCGCCGTTTTTCTTCCTCGAGAGTGTCCTTTAGCCTCTCAATCTCAAGCTCTGCCTCAGGATCTCTCTCAACCTGAACCTTCTCAGACCGCACAACTTTTTCACGTACCTCCATTTTCTCAAGAGTGAGCTGCTTCTGCAACAAGATATTGTACTCTTTCTCCAAAAGCATACGTTTGTGCCTCTCCTCCTCGACCTGAAGCCTTAGGATGGAGTGTTCCTTTTCTTGCTGTGGGTCTTGCTGTAGGACTACCTTTTGTTTCACTGTTACTTTTTCCCTGTTCTCCTTGTCTCTGAGCTCTAGTTCATTGAGTGTGACTCTAAGCCTCTGGATTTCCAGTTCAGCTTCCCGCCGGGCCCTGCGTTCACGTTCAAGCTCCTCCAACTGGAGGTCAAGTTCAGCCTTCTGACGTTGAAGCTTGTACAATTCATCTTTTAAGCTGTCCTTTTGTCGCTGCTCATTGTTGATGTTCTTAGAAAAGTTGTCACATTCTGTCCTCAGGATTGGATCCTCTTCCATTTTCACAACCTCCTGATGGACAATTTTTTCTCTAATTTGTGACAAATCAATCTTTTTGAGCCGGATCTTCTCCTCATGAGCAGATCGCTCTCTCTCCAAGTCCAAACGCTTCTTTTGTTCCTCCGCTAGTTTACGCTTCAGGCTCTCGACCTCTTCCTTGGTTTTGGGATCTTCTCTGTATTGTATAACCTCATTGACGACCTCCTTAGTCTGAACCTGGGGCTTTGCGTCTTTCCATCTCTGAATCTCGAGCTGCAGCTGACGAATTTCCAAGTCAGCTTTGTCAGTTTGGTGGGTTTTGTCCACAATTTCATTCCGGAGtttctccaactctctctctgtctcagggtcGGTTTTATATTTGATGACCTCTTTTATGATTTCTTTGTATTCAACTTGTGGGCCTCTATTTTTTAGCATCTTCAGTTCATCCTGAAGAGATCCAAGTTGTAGCTCTGCATCTCTGCACCTTCTCTGCTGCTCCACCAGGTCAAGGCGAAGATTAGCAACTTCACTCTCAGCCTTAGGGTCAGGTCGGACAATTTCTCGCATCTTCTCCTGGACAATGACCTTCGACTTCTCTGCTTCAAGGCTTGTGATCTTTCGGTCGAGGTCAGCCTTCTCTCGCTGAGAGGATCTGTGTTTAGCCTTTTCATCCTCAAGCTGCCGTCTGAGgttttccacctctctctcaagAGCAATATCTTTTTCCACCTTAAGGACCTCTTTAATGGAAATCTTCTCCTCTGCAAttgctttttccttttccagGCGCTTCAGTTTTTCCTGCATGAAACTGAGCTCATCTTCAAGTTGTTTCCGGGCAtctatttctttctgtttcctgtcCAGAAGCAGTCTGTACTCAATCTCTAGCTGGGGGTCATTTTGCACCTTGATGACTTCTTCCTCCACAATGACCTCCTTCTCTTTACTCttttctgcagagagaaaactgaCCTGACTCTGGATCTGGACAATCTCATTGTCTTTGACCATCTTCTGTCTCTTAAGCTCCTCCAACTCTTCCCTAAGCTTTCTCAgttcttcctcttgttctctgtctctctcaatgcGGAGCACCTCCTTCACAGTGTACTGTTGAGCACCTTCTCTCATCTCAGTCTCAATCCCGCGTAGTTTGAGCCGTAGAGTATCCAGTTCACTTTCCAGGACACGAGTAGTCCTTCGTTCATCTGAGAGCTTCTGTTGGACTTTGTGAATCTCTTCATCAAGCTGAGGGTCAGGCACCTTCTTGATCAGCTCTTTCTTAACAATTGTGTCCTGGGGTTTTTGGCCTTCGAGGACATAGATGTCAGTCTGGATGTTTTGGATTTCCTTCTCGAgctgttctctcctctgagTCTCTTCTTCCAGTTGCTTCCTGATTCTCCAGGGTTCCTCTCCAGGGGCTGCTGATCTTACAGACTGCACATTCTGTTGCACTACAGCGACTTCAGGTTGCTGCAACAGTAAAGATATAGTTGATGATCTGACAGCAGTACAGTCTCCTGTTTTAGGCCTAAACACTATTTTGTCATTCCCATACCTGACTGAGAAGACTTTGAGCAAATTCCAGATTCTGCAGTCTTTGCCTGTTCACAGCATTGACTTCAGTGAATTTAGCTTCAATAGCAGCCTCCtttggtaaaaaacaaacaaacaaacaaaaaatgttcaaatgttggTTTCAGAAATGTATTGCATGAAACTGGGTCTAAACAGAGTGGTCTTCAAATACATCTTCTGCCTCCTGCATCAAGTGTGTTCATTTCATTAACAGCATTAATATTTAGAGGGGAAATGTCATTTCTTACCTCACCCTTCACCTTAAGTGCAGGGGATTCCAGTCTGCTCCTTTTGTATGTCTGTGGAACGAGCCCATCTTCAAGATCCAGAAGAGACTTGaacttttcagtttcattttcatagtCCTATCCAGGCATACAAGACAaataacattatttatttacagacacagagcaaaaacattAGATAATTATGGCTTCTTTGGTAGATTTGGTTTCGTACCTTGACTGCTTGCTGGTAAGTCTGTGCATTCTTTGAGATATTATTTAAGTCTGACTCCTTCCTTGTGATATCAGAGAGCAGATTCTGAGAGGAAATAAAGCGAAGTTATTGATACGAGACTCTCATTTCAGTGGAAAGGGTCCCATGAAAGTTCCAGGCTCCTGAATAACTCATATCGTCAGTGTCTGCAGACTTACTCTTTGATTTGCCAATTTTGAATCTATTTGCCTCAGGTCATCAGTTTCACGTGGCTCGTAGTTTGGGACTCGTGAGAGCCAGCTGTTGAGGTTGTCATAATCTTTGCGATAATTACCGTAGGCCACTTTGGCTCTCTGAAGACTCTGTGacctgtaaaaaataaaacacgaGAGAGATTGTATTGACAATCATTATGAATATCATTATTATATCCTTATGAGTATAACAATGTACAAGGCTTTACAAATGATGCAGACGTTAGAATGTATTTCAGTGAACATTCAAGAGTTCcggtgcaaacacacacttcacatatTTTTTAAGTGCTATTTCACAGCCCAGTTTGAGAAAATCAGAACTTGTAATAGCATAAACACAAATCTTTGGGACGACTAAATGTACTGACCTGAGATCAATCTCCCTGTTCAGGTTATCGTAGCGTTTGCTGAGTTTCTGGACCTCTGCTTCCTGCCTCTCAATGTCAGGGCAGTGCTCCTGCAGGTTATTGGCCATGGTGTCACAGCTGCTCTTGGCAGCCCTTAGGTTCTGCTCTGTCTCAGTGACTGCTGATCTCTTGGCCCTCAACTCTGATGCCATGTCCTGTAGTAGAGATTACACATGTATTGTGAAGACTCTGCAAAGGATGATAAAATAATGAAGATCTgttgagaaagtgagagagtacAAAGGGCCAGATCTTACAGCCAGCTCACGCTGGGTGTTCTCAAGGGAGTTCATGTCAGATGGGGCAACCTCCTCTCTGGCAAGTTTGTTTTCATAGGTGGACAGCAGATTTTTCCCATTCTGCAAAGAGTTCTCCAGACGATTGGAGCTGTTAAGTCTATGAAAACAAATTGGGAGACAATGCATCGATTTACAAGGTTGGTTTTGAAAACTTCAGACTCATTGTAAATGGCACTTATCGTGCAGGAACTGTACATACTTGTCTTCAGCACATTTCAGCAGCAGGTCAACTCTGTTGTATTTCTTGTCAGCCTCGTCCACTTTTGCATAGAGCTGTGGAGCGCTGGCACATTTTGGATTTGATTTCAGGAACCTCTCTGCTTCCTGTACCTTTGAGACCTTTTCTGGCTCTATTTTATGAACAGCAGTGGCAATGTCCTGCAATGAAAATATCTGATTAGTCCCAGGTGCAAGGATCAgatttgtcatgttttctctgtaaatatcacttttaCAACTGACCTTCATGTCCTGCAGCCTGTCGACACTATCCTGTAAGGGACGCGTCTGCTCCAGAGGAGGGCGCACACGAGCGTAAATGGCCTTCTCCTGTTTATCCAGATCATTGACCACTTTGTCCAGTCCTGCCATCAGCTGACGACACTGTTGCTCTTGCTTATCTGTGATCATGGCGGGATAGGTTCAGTTACTAGGAAGCAGACTACCTCACATTGTTAAACTGGATTATTTATGTCAACGTACCACTGACGCCTGAGCCCTCCTTTTTCAGATCGGCAAGGCGTGTCTGCAGTGTGCTTTTGCTGCTCACCACCTTCTGTTTGACACTCTTCTGTTGGTTAACCAGACtgcaggaaaataaaatgagtcATAATGAAAATGCATACAAGTTCAGTCCGTGAGAAATGCCTGTTCATATTTAGATACATCTAGGACAAAGCAGTGGATCCTCACTTTTCAGCAATGGCGATAGACTCTGGATCAGTTGGTGGGATCATGAAGCATACACCGGGAGCAGTCAGCTTGCGCCCTGAGGAGTCTTTAACATCCCACTTGGTTCCATTATTCCTAAGCAGAGTGTAGCGCTCTCCACGGGCAATCTGTCCCTGTGCCACAAACAACAATCAAACGAAAAAGACTCAGACTCTGACTTGATTACAGCTAAAACTAGCAAATCCAAAATCCGCGGAATAGTTCACCAGGGGGGCTTTAAATGAGAAACATCACCGATGCACAGGCCTTCTTAAGGATTTGAATACATTAAACTGCAAGAAGTGAAAGCGTAAGTGAGGGTGAAATGTTCTTTAGTGTTTGCTCTTGATAAATGGCTCCTATGTCTCCTGAGGGAATTAGGAAGAGCCCTTAAGCCTTAATTCCTGGGGAAGAGAGGCGAGAGACTGTTTAAGTGCCAAACCTGCTCTGAGTCGAAGTCACACAGTGCCTCTATTGGGAGGAGCTTCTGGGGTGTTTCCCTTCTGAACTTCAGTGGGAGAACTTGCAGACTGCGGCTCTGAAGGGACTTCACCCGATCCTCAAAGTGATCCAAGGCCTTCGCTTGGTCctacccacacaaacaaacacgtttAGCATCTGAGAAGAAGCTCCTATATGCGTGTTCACACTAACATGCCCATTCGCAAATACAGAGGcatgaaaataacatatttcaGATGGATATTACAATTGCTTCTGTAGAGATTTTACTTACATCCAAATCAGCAATCAAGCCCTCCACCTGGTACATGTCTTTAAATTCTGGATTGTATTTCTGGTTGATCTCAGTTTCCAGTCTCTTAAGCAGGTCCTGAGTGTCTCTTGCCTCCTTGTGAAACTGGGAGAAAAGAAATTTAGACATTGATGAGTGTAAAACTAAGAGTCAGCCGCCATATTGATTTGATATGAAGCAGATGGAGATCTTTGGCGGTAAACTCACTTTGTGGTACTCGTCCATGGACTTCAGGTGATTTTCCTCACAGATGAGCAGGTTGAGGTATTCTTTCCAGTCCGCGTGAACAGCTTCCATGTGAGCCTACAAACAGCAGCAGAAGAGCAGTTTCAGCACAAAGCTGTGTGAAGTGCTTCAAAATCAGGGATTTTATAAGCATTTGAGCgtctatgctttttttttttcccttttctcggggggggggggggggggattaagaCTGCCTCTGAGCCACACAGTGTCCAACAGCTATACCTCAATCACATTCTTTCCCGGATGGTTGTTCTCCAGGAGCTTCTCCCCATCGTCATTCAGCTTTGTGACTGTGGCCTCCTTAGACTCCAGGCACTTGCCAATGAAGTTCTGTTGTGGAGAGCAGGCATGAGttggacaaaatggaaaaacactACACAGCAGTGATAAGTTGGCAGCATGACTGAAAATGGAATAATTACTCAGTTTTAGTTTTTATGATATAATTCAGTGCGACCTTCCACCTATTCAACAATGCAGCACTGTGTTTAATCATTCATCTTGCCTCGTACTGCCTCTTGCGGGCAGGGTAGTCCAGGTTGTTGTCACTCCAGTCATATGAGATGCGTTCGTCAGCCTGCTGGTCCATCCAGTACAGCTCGTTTGTGCAGCGCTGCATGAAGTCCCGCAGAGTGAGTAAATTCCTCTGTCGAGCTGTGGAGGATGCCTGCGGGAGGAGACACTCATTGAAACCTGTGTCATCTCTAATAGCACCAGGGCCCGTAGGCCTGACAGTAATACAGGAGgtatggggggaaaaagaaatgaaacgaACAAATTTGGTCTTACCAGGAGCTTGTTATATTTAGACTGCATGGCTCCACTATTATCCTGTTATGCAAATATAAAAGTAAGAAGAGCATGTCGGTATAcgaaacacatgaaaatgagTGTAAAGGTCATCTTCTCAAAAATGACAGATTCCACTTTGCATTTTGGTTCAAGGACATTTCGAGCTAGAAAGCACATTAAGTAAGCCCTTCAGTGGTTTACCTTGTCATCCTCTGTAATGTAAGGAGCCAAAGCCTCGACTTCACTCTGAAAGATGTTGTGCTCTTCCACTTCCTGTTCAATGGTGGGCAAGTCTTGTCCAAATCCCTTGTTGTTGATGTTTGCCTgaataaaagacacaaacacacttgccTAAGTGTGATGTGCTCTCCGGGTGTATCATTCATACCACAGCGCTCCTTGGcatccattttctccccaaTGTGCAAAAGTCTCCTCCCACCACAAGCAAAGCCAATCACCATGTttctccacacactgacacttgcATAGCAttttgacaagatacagtgtatTTGGAGAGGAATTCTGTTCACTTAACCCTTAACTGTATAGATGTCACGAGTGTCTCCCTAACTCAGACCCTTACTCAAAGGATCACAGCCTTAAACTCACATCAGTAAGGGTGGCAAGAGTTTGCTGGCCGGTGACTCACCAGTTTCTCGTCAATAATCTTTCCCCAGTTGACTTTGGGAACCCCCTCACTCCTGATCTGATGGTAGATCCGGTCATGGTCCTCCCTGAGCTTCATCACACGCTCTCTCAGCTGTTTCATACTGGTACAGCAATGAGGGCACCGGTTATTAAATACAGCATTcggttttttttgccttcataATGTTGCACGTCTTCAATCAAGCTAGACCTCTACAGCTAGTTTGTGAGAAAATACTGTTGATTTGTTTAAGACTGTCAGGAGGCACTGAGTAAACTCACTCCTGTTCAATCATCTCAGCCTGAGGATGTTGCAAACGGGTGGCATTAGCTGCATCCTCATCCAGGCTGTCCAACAGCTCCAGGGAATTTAGAATCCTCTTGTTAGTGTCCTCCTGGTACAGGGGCGGTTTGCCTTCATTGATTTTGGTCACGTCCTAAAAAAGGGGGttgtataaatatttcatgaagGTGACACAAAATGCAGAAACCACACAGACTAAAAATGAGttcaaaagccagtttctgcgcTGTGGTGTACATACTCTGTTGAGATTCTGCTCtgtttccagaatgttcttctCCACTTTGTCAGCATTTTTCTGTAGCTTCTCAATCAGGGCAGTAAGCTCAGTGGCAGTTGGTCTGGGAATAAAATGTGCATTTATATTGTTAGAGAATATAGTATGTGGTCTAGTAAACTACTGTGTGAGCAGTGACAGATCTGCATGGGACACTTATCTCATTCCAATTAGGATCAGAATTTAACACACTTAATAAAGGAAAGTGAAAAGGCTTTGAGAGTAACTTAGACAAATGagtctgaattaaaaaaacagaacataaacagaTTTGAGTACTGGTAGTAAGACATCCCATAACACATCAAACCAAGAATGGTAATAATGAGTTTAAATAACGACAGACTCTGCAGGAGCATGCATGAGCATGCAGTAAACCAAGAGTGACACACCGGTTTGCATAATGAGCAAATAGAGTAAAGGAGCTTCActgtattttctcattaaaacatCTGCTACAGTTCCACGCCATCAGTTACATTGCTCTGATTTGTTAACAGAAGCATGTGGCAGACTGACAGTGGTATTCTGTCAGTCTGGGTGAACCAGACGGGAGCACAACCATGCCGGAGTGTTAACATGTACCGTGCAAAGTcacgtaaagaaaaaaaaaaacctctcaatGTCTCTTTAAGGTCAAAAACTTGACGAAACTTGATCAGAATAGTGCACCTCTCTATGCCCCCAGGACACTgacggattttttttcttcttttttttttctggcaaacAACTTGCTACTATGCTACTGACTCGTCCTGTGGTTTGTCCAGTTTGAACTCAGTCCATTTGGTTTCACATGGTTTAATTACTTCTTTTTGTGTGAATGATTTGCTGGATTAAATGTACAGGAACTGATTACATTTCAGAATGTCAATGGCAGATTCTCAAAGATGTTCGCAGGCGTGTACTGGCCCTGCTTTAATGAGGGTATCACGAGTGCCCAAACAGGTTGGATGAGTTTCGCTGACTTTCTCTGCTGTCAACATTACTGTTTAATGGCACACAAGATGTGGACCTGACAGAGTTATAGTTTGAAGTCAAAGGTGAATACTGTCCGATAAACAGTATATGTAAGTAAGTACTAATTAATAAAGACAGGGCAACAATGCATGCACACTGACGCTGATGTAAAACAGATGATTGAAAGAACTGCTTTCCCAAACTGGCTTCACAACTCAACATCACATAATTAGTAGATGTCTTGTGAGGTTTGGGGGAGTGGCAGTTCATTggcctctctcttcccccccccccccccccccccaccccccccccaaggcTTTCCCTTTCCTTACGCTCCAGTTTAGCATGACAGTTTTTACAGAGAGGTTCTAAACCCACCATCATTTTAGTGGTGAGGGTCATATTTTTTGGCCAGGAATCAGCTTCAAGAGGTTCTCTTCCCATGTCCAAATCTCCAGGACTGGTGAGCCTTTTTTTCGACGGCTGAGTCTAAACCCCTGGCGCTCTTAACGCTGAATGATCCATTGAGCGTATTGAAAACAGAAACTCACACTGATGACTCACGCAGAGAAATATGTGTAGTGCGGATGATCACTTGTTTTTAGACATCTGTTTCAAATAACACCAGTACACCCGAACCAAAACCATATTTCGGGGAGTACTGGGTTGTGAAACACTGTTCTGAGCTTAGCTTTATATCATTCTTTATATTACTGCTGGTCtgagatgtctgtgtttttcttttcctctaaaATGCTGGCATGCATGATAATTCATGATGGACTACGCTGGGGATAAAAGGACCGtcgatgagagagagaagttgctCTGTGACTGAGAGGCTGTACACAGGTTTTctggagctgtgtgttttgcttACTCAGTCCTGGGAAACACAGGCTTGGTGCTGAGGTCATTACACTAACCTGTGGAGTGACTTACATGACACATCACTCAGGCATGTTCTAATGGGCGAGACAGACTGCCGACTCACAGAGTTGAATAACGACTTTTCTATATGTAACAGGGCTGCCCATTTCTGTTGATGacgatgattattattatttttttgtattgtgttcTTCGTTCAATAGAAACACATCCTATTTGTTTAGTATTCAAAGAAATAACTGTGGGTTGTTAAGCAAACCAAAACAACGGTCGGACACTTCTTTGGAGATGTAAAATAGAATGAAGGTTCACTGtgaaaatggaattttttttctcgtgcttttaaaagttttaatgGGCACAACCCATGAAGagttaaaggggaaaaaaagcccctGAAAATCCATGCACTGGTGAATGAGCTCAAGGCTAGACACATCCGTCAAGCCTCCCTGTGTATTCTGCTTGTTCGAACTTGagtttctgtcattcaaatcaCACACCTGGGATTGGAATATTAGGCTCTATGAAGAACAGCAAAGAGACCCAAACAAGCAGAGCAACACGACACAGCTACAATAGTAAGGGTGGAGGTGTATTCACATTGCTAAGATTCCATAACACCTCCCAACCAACCAAATTTCACACAGATTACAAATGCACGTAATTACGTAAGCTCCCATTGATTGAGCACACCAGCACAGATCTTCACACACTGGCTTCACACTTCTGACCAGTAACCCAGAGTGATCTGCAAAGCAGGATGTCCCCTGAAACTCATGCCAACCTAACTACAGCCCTCTCTTGCCTTGGTTTCATACGATTTCATACTTAAGACATGGCTTAAAACGGCAAACTCATTCCAAACGTGTGCACCAGAAAGAATGGTATGATTTCAGAGGACGCTTCCCTCCAGCTTGT is part of the Chanos chanos chromosome 13, fChaCha1.1, whole genome shotgun sequence genome and encodes:
- the ppl gene encoding periplakin; protein product: MFKKKSSKTSVTISQKRPTATELTALIEKLQKNADKVEKNILETEQNLNRDVTKINEGKPPLYQEDTNKRILNSLELLDSLDEDAANATRLQHPQAEMIEQDMKQLRERVMKLREDHDRIYHQIRSEGVPKVNWGKIIDEKLANINNKGFGQDLPTIEQEVEEHNIFQSEVEALAPYITEDDKDNSGAMQSKYNKLLASSTARQRNLLTLRDFMQRCTNELYWMDQQADERISYDWSDNNLDYPARKRQYENFIGKCLESKEATVTKLNDDGEKLLENNHPGKNVIEAHMEAVHADWKEYLNLLICEENHLKSMDEYHKFHKEARDTQDLLKRLETEINQKYNPEFKDMYQVEGLIADLDDQAKALDHFEDRVKSLQSRSLQVLPLKFRRETPQKLLPIEALCDFDSEQGQIARGERYTLLRNNGTKWDVKDSSGRKLTAPGVCFMIPPTDPESIAIAENLVNQQKSVKQKVVSSKSTLQTRLADLKKEGSGVSDKQEQQCRQLMAGLDKVVNDLDKQEKAIYARVRPPLEQTRPLQDSVDRLQDMKDIATAVHKIEPEKVSKVQEAERFLKSNPKCASAPQLYAKVDEADKKYNRVDLLLKCAEDKLNSSNRLENSLQNGKNLLSTYENKLAREEVAPSDMNSLENTQRELADMASELRAKRSAVTETEQNLRAAKSSCDTMANNLQEHCPDIERQEAEVQKLSKRYDNLNREIDLRSQSLQRAKVAYGNYRKDYDNLNSWLSRVPNYEPRETDDLRQIDSKLANQRNLLSDITRKESDLNNISKNAQTYQQAVKDYENETEKFKSLLDLEDGLVPQTYKRSRLESPALKVKGEEAAIEAKFTEVNAVNRQRLQNLEFAQSLLSQQPEVAVVQQNVQSVRSAAPGEEPWRIRKQLEEETQRREQLEKEIQNIQTDIYVLEGQKPQDTIVKKELIKKVPDPQLDEEIHKVQQKLSDERRTTRVLESELDTLRLKLRGIETEMREGAQQYTVKEVLRIERDREQEEELRKLREELEELKRQKMVKDNEIVQIQSQVSFLSAEKSKEKEVIVEEEVIKVQNDPQLEIEYRLLLDRKQKEIDARKQLEDELSFMQEKLKRLEKEKAIAEEKISIKEVLKVEKDIALEREVENLRRQLEDEKAKHRSSQREKADLDRKITSLEAEKSKVIVQEKMREIVRPDPKAESEVANLRLDLVEQQRRCRDAELQLGSLQDELKMLKNRGPQVEYKEIIKEVIKYKTDPETERELEKLRNEIVDKTHQTDKADLEIRQLQLEIQRWKDAKPQVQTKEVVNEVIQYREDPKTKEEVESLKRKLAEEQKKRLDLERERSAHEEKIRLKKIDLSQIREKIVHQEVVKMEEDPILRTECDNFSKNINNEQRQKDSLKDELYKLQRQKAELDLQLEELERERRARREAELEIQRLRVTLNELELRDKENREKVTVKQKVVLQQDPQQEKEHSILRLQVEEERHKRMLLEKEYNILLQKQLTLEKMEVREKVVRSEKVQVERDPEAELEIERLKDTLEEEKRRRRELDQELMNINSKLSEMEFTNTKSSKELDFIRDESNRLQQENQRLQNEIRKLQAEIQITTKETRHITESAPVENAKNLELRLESLQKELADLKRVTAEKDIEIEKLQKNLSSVRMRREQRESHLRRSIVVIDPDTGKEMRPEEAYKLGLIDWKMFVNLQSQECDWEEITVKGPNGESSVLHDRKSGKKFSIEDALKAGHITNRQLQQYQNKEISIQEFGVMVSGKSK